The region GACCCCTTCCAGCGAACAGCTTACAAAGAGAGTCGAAGAGATTAAAGCGGGGCGATATGATTCAGAATGGGATTCCCTGAATAAAATGAGTGCAAAAGACTGGGCCGAGGTCGGATGAATACATTAGAATCTTCTCGTGAACTGGTCGATGAAAAGCGGGGTCGAAGAAGGGATCAGACTTTCGCGCCTGTGTCGATCGAAGAAAAAGAGGAACGGCTTCATGCTTTTCATCCCGATTATCATGCGAAGGGATATCGAAATATCCGGGTCGGGGCGAATAAGGGCGATAAGACGGTTCATGAGCTGGCAGAGCTTCTCGAAGCCCAGAGCCCGGTGTATCAAAAAGAGGTTAATCTCCAGCCGACACTGAACACAGATGTGCTGATTTTAGGCGGAGGAGGTGCCGGGGCCGCGGCTGCGCTGGTTGCCAAAGCGACCGGGGCCGATGTCCTCATTGCCACCAAGCTCCGTTTTGGCGATTGCAATACTGTTATGGCCGAAGGGGGTATGCAGGCGGCAGCGGGGAAAGAAGATTCACCCATCATCCATTTTAAAGATACGATGAGAGGCGGACAGTTCAAGAATGACCCCCAGCTCCTGAGAACCCTGGTTGAAGAGGGACCTGAAGCCGCACAGTGGCTTCTTAATCTGGGTGTTTCCTTCGATCGAGACGAAGAAGGAAACCTGAAATTAAAAGGGGGTGGCGGAACCAGCCGGGCGCGCCTTTTGACATGTAAGGATTATACCGGGCTCGAACTCATGAGGACGCTGAAAGACGCCGTCCTGAATGAAAATGTAAAAATTCTTGAGTTTTCCCCTGCGGTGGAACTTCTATCAAATGCTCAGGGGCACTGTACTGGAGCGGTTCTCAAAAACCTTGACACAGGCCAGTGGATCATCGTGCAGGCCAAGACCATTATTTTGACGACAGGAGGCATCGGGCGGCTTCATATTCAGGGATTCCCGACCTCAAATCACTTTGGCGCCACCGCAGACGGTCTCCCTCTGGCCTATCGGCTGGGAGCGGCGCTTACCATGGCCGACACTTTCCAATATCACCCGACCGGCGTCATTTATCCCGTGCAAATGGAAGGTCTATTGGTGACAGAAGCCATTCGGGGAGCGGGTGCCCAGCTTGTCAATGGAGAAGGTGAGCGGTTTGTCTACGAATTGGAAACGCGCGATTTTGTCGCGGCTTCGATTATCAGGGAATGCCAGGAAGGGAGAGGCGTGGAGACGCCTTCCGGAAAGAAAGGGGTCTGGCTTGACTTTCCGATGGTGAATCTGAAAAATGGGCCAGAACACCTCGATCAACATTTTCCAAACATGATTCGCCAATTTTCAAGATTTCAGCTGAATATCCGGAAAGAACCGATTCTGATTTATCCAACACTTCATTATCAAAACGGTGGCGTCAGAATCAATCGCGATGGAGAGTCGGATATCAAGAATCTTTATGTGGCCGGAGAAGCTTCGGGTGGAGTGCATGGGAGAAACCGGTTGATGGGCAATTCCCTTCTCGATATCATCGTCTATGGCAGAAGAGCTGGACGGGCGGCTGCCGAAAAAGCCAAAAGCACGGAATGGTCTCCATTAACCCTGGGCCACCTGGATCGGTTCAATCAGGAACTCCAAAAAGAGAATATTCATCCGGTAAAAACATCGCCGATGCTCTTTC is a window of Nitrospirota bacterium DNA encoding:
- a CDS encoding FAD-binding protein, which codes for MNTLESSRELVDEKRGRRRDQTFAPVSIEEKEERLHAFHPDYHAKGYRNIRVGANKGDKTVHELAELLEAQSPVYQKEVNLQPTLNTDVLILGGGGAGAAAALVAKATGADVLIATKLRFGDCNTVMAEGGMQAAAGKEDSPIIHFKDTMRGGQFKNDPQLLRTLVEEGPEAAQWLLNLGVSFDRDEEGNLKLKGGGGTSRARLLTCKDYTGLELMRTLKDAVLNENVKILEFSPAVELLSNAQGHCTGAVLKNLDTGQWIIVQAKTIILTTGGIGRLHIQGFPTSNHFGATADGLPLAYRLGAALTMADTFQYHPTGVIYPVQMEGLLVTEAIRGAGAQLVNGEGERFVYELETRDFVAASIIRECQEGRGVETPSGKKGVWLDFPMVNLKNGPEHLDQHFPNMIRQFSRFQLNIRKEPILIYPTLHYQNGGVRINRDGESDIKNLYVAGEASGGVHGRNRLMGNSLLDIIVYGRRAGRAAAEKAKSTEWSPLTLGHLDRFNQELQKENIHPVKTSPMLFPDYVRKEEVTKKSA